In Brienomyrus brachyistius isolate T26 chromosome 3, BBRACH_0.4, whole genome shotgun sequence, the following proteins share a genomic window:
- the si:ch211-195b21.5 gene encoding uncharacterized protein si:ch211-195b21.5: MFRGDLQHSEEARQYGPGGLTIPTPDVTRYHLAYGSVLRPDRPGPRGPYAPGVRHLAAFPPPPQQRLPQCKVLPFPGSGGSRGQGDGLREDGFGQPQASASIHRGISVESAASSVCPGEAGSPPAQGGQRQPDNSAKAGEEFLRLLAARERIHAMHDRGDVRYPTARHDTAFDSCSFLRRSPVRGRSQGPQGTRRSRGRSRTRSRSRSRGKSRGRSRGKSRGRSQSRPHSRSRSRGKSQGRSESPNVRAERSLGDGTADILWKLRLVHRRKELEKLLLEAKRLILQRRDSPGEGTVEQQGSSMSTEARHFLNTIAKGMESGLLASILGERKEEMGEESREMGEKVVNVSGVQQETRTEKICDSLLPHEKVGLDVGGFSRILGLMGDSGSQQDGKKNFTDIEDEERFLYGDEEEVREELAGASSLVGSTRPQNQPATQEGAKPKSEKESLGRQEAAVKPGVEEVKKLLLKAAGLGLGVAEAARIPSGLRGKGTESAAPGHLETRQHPSSHLPVQGVWPSDGPICVTVPGRDTKAGGGRSFGDTIGRECVQGRAVKVCRAPSDPPADQQAATTCSPFPWTRTPHMGSQQCVMRPLFPAYLAPSRQPVMPELPSAPVTVPVPSKAESMQSDSGSCQQEKPSGERCEVIKGAEPAAQVESRKEYHVMELKRLLEHQGCDFIVPVVGFYCQLCEEFLGDMASAKKHMAHHVCDNQSKKQDPATGGRSTQKRGHEEADLGSWRTSEWAVIPERKTERSLLVTEFAGVTKCIRRDPAEGKGAAGGGTADSPVGCEKEKRRKKKREKKKKEKKKKKRKD, translated from the exons ATGTTTCGTGGTGATCTGCAGCACAGTGAAGAGGCGCGGCAGTACGGCCCAGGGGGCCTAACGATCCCCACTCCCGATGTGACTCGGTATCACCTCGCCTATGGTTCAGTGTTGCGTCCCGATCGGCCGGGTCCCCGGGGGCCGTATGCTCCGGGCGTGCGGCACTTAGCCGCTTTCCCTCCGCCGCCCCAACAGCGTCTTCCGCAGTGCAAGGTGCTGCCGTTCCCCGGCTCGGGGGGGAGCCGAGGGCAGGGCGACGGGCTCCGCGAAGATGGCTTCGGCCAG CCTCAGGCCTCAGCATCTATTCACAGGGGCATCTCCGTGGAGTCTGCAGCCTCGTCTGTGTGCCCTGGGGAGGCCGGATCACCACCAGCACAGGGTGGCCAACGACAGCCGGACAACAG CGCCAAAGCCGGTGAGGAATTTCTCCGACTTCTTGCGGCCAGAGAAAGAATACATGCAATGCATGACAGAGGGGATGTGCGGTACCCAACTGCCCGCCACGACACAGCCTTCGACAGCTGCAGTTTCTTGAGGAGGAGCCCAGTCAGGGGCAGGAGTCAAGGCCCACAAGGCACCAGGAGAAGCAGGGGGCGGAGCAGAACCCGGTCTCGAAGCAGGAGCCGTGGGAAAAGCAGGGGGCGGAGCCGTGGGAAAAGCAGGGGGCGGAGCCAGAGCCGTCCTCACAGCAGGAGTCGGAGCCGCGGAAAAAGCCAGGGGCGGAGTGAGAGTCCGAACGTGCGAGCGGAAAGGAGTCTCGGGGATGGGACTGCCGATATTCTCTGGAAGCTGCGGCTGGTGCATCGACGCAAAGAGCTGGAGAAGCTGCTGCTGGAGGCCAAGAGGCTCATCCTACAGAGACGG GACTCCCCAGGAGAGGGCACCGTGGAGCAGCAGGGCAGCAGTATGTCTACGGAGGCCAGACACTTCCTCAACACCATCGCCAAGGGGATGGAGTCAGGTCTTCTGGCATCCATCCTGGgggaaaggaaggaagaaatggGGGAGGAGTCCCGTGAGATGGGTGAAAAAGTAGTCAATGTCTCCGGCGTGCAACAGGAGACACGGACGGAGAAGATCTGTGATTCTCTCCTCCCTCACGAGAAGGTCGGACTGGACGTGGGCGGGTTCTCCCGCATTTTGGGCCTGATGGGAGATTCAGGAAGCCAGCAGGACGGGAAGAAGAACTTCACAGACATAGAGGACGAGGAGCGGTTCCTCTATGGGGATGAAGAGGAGGTAAGGGAGGAGCTGGCTGGTGCCTCATCCCTGGTGGGATCCACACGGCCGCAGAATCAGCCTGCAACACAGGAGGGCGCAAAGCCTAAAAGCGAGAAAGAGTCCCTGGGCAGGCAGGAAGCTGCAGTGAAGCCGGGCGTGGAGGAGGTGAAGAAGCTTCTGCTGAAGGCCGCTGGGCTGGGCCTCGGTGTGGCTGAAGCAGCCAGGATACCCAGTGGGCTGCGGGGAAAGGGGACAGAGTCGGCAGCACCTGGCCACCTAGAGACACGCCAGCATCCCTCGTCCCATCTGCCGGTCCAGGGGGTGTGGCCCAGCGATGGCCCCatttgtgtgacagtgccaggaCGTGACACGAAGGCTGGAGGGGGGCGCAGCTTTGGAGACACCATTGGAAGAGAGTGTGTCCAAGGCCgtgctgtgaaagtgtgtcgGGCACCTTCGGACCCCCCAGCGGACCAGCAGGCTGCCACTACGTGCTCGCCTTTCCCATGGACACGGACCCCTCATATGGGGAGCCAGCAGTGTGTCATGCGGCCCCTCTTCCCTGCCTACCTTGCGCCCTCACGGCAGCCGGTGATGCCGGAGCTGCCGTCTGCACCAGTGACGGTTCCAG TTCCCTCTaaggcagagagcatgcagagtgACAGCGGCTCGTGCCAACAAGAGAAGCCATCGGGAGAGAGATGCGAG GTCATCAAAGGAGCAGAGCCAGCAGCCCAGGTGGAGAGCAGAAAGGAATACCATGTCATGGAGCTCAAGAGGTTACTGGAGCATCAAG GCTGTGACTTTATCGTCCCCGTCGTTGGCTTCTATTGCCAGCTGTGTGAAGAGTTTCTAGGAGACATGGCCTCTGCCAAGAAGCACATGGCGCACCATGTCTGTGACAACCAGTCAAAG AAGCAGGATCCTGCCACAGGGGGGCGCTCCACTCAAAAGCGAGGCCATGAGGAAGCAGATCTGGGTTCTTGGAGAACCTCAGAGTGGGCAGTGATTCCAGAAAGAAAGACGGAAAGGTCACTGCTGGTCACAGAGTTCGCCGGTGTGACAAAGTGTATCAGGAGGGACCCGGCGGAGGGAAAGGGTGCGGCAGGCGGAGGTACGGCGGACAGCCCCGTAGGGTGCGAgaaggagaagaggaggaagaagaagagagagaagaagaagaaagagaagaagaagaaaaagaggaAAGACTGA